One Desmodus rotundus isolate HL8 chromosome 4, HLdesRot8A.1, whole genome shotgun sequence DNA segment encodes these proteins:
- the FOXI2 gene encoding forkhead box protein I2: MSFGAEPPGQAREQLDMATYCDGLGVCPAPHSQARAASNPAGYGRGDLDTTGSGARLWLNAPGLSPAHFAPGPGPPSPYAPPGYAAPGPLLGAMGSLAGADLAWLSLSGQQELLRLVRPPYSYSALIAMAIQSAPLRKLTLSQIYQYVAGNFPFYKRSKAGWQNSIRHNLSLNDCFKKVPRDENDPGKGNYWTLDPNCEKMFDNGNFRRKRKRRGEASAAALSGARSPGGALAPELDALGAGSPDLQASPSPPAPEAASCFSSFTSAMGALAGGLGSFPGGLAGDFSFGRAATGAATGRRSPGPAPGFPGGHQTAPTSFCVGHFVYSREGTEV; the protein is encoded by the exons ATGAGCTTCGGGGCAGAGCCGCCCGGCCAGGCCCGGGAGCAGCTGGACATGGCCACTTACTGCGACGGCTTGGGCGTCTGCCCGGCTCCGCACAGCCAGGCCCGGGCAGCCTCGAACCCTGCGGGCTACGGGCGCGGTGACCTGGACACTACGGGCAGTGGTGCGCGCCTGTGGTTGAATGCGCCGGGACTCAGCCCCGCGCACTTTGCACCGGGCCCTGGGCCTCCGTCCCCCTATGCACCCCCCGGCTACGCGGCCCCGGGCCCGCTCCTTGGCGCCATGGGCAGCCTGGCTGGCGCAGACCTGGCCTGGTTGAGCCTCTCGGGGCAGCAGGAGCTGCTGAGGCTCGTGCGTCCTCCCTACTCATACTCCGCGCTCATCGCCATGGCCATCCAGAGCGCGCCGCTGCGGAAGTTGACGCTCAGCCAGATCTACCAGTACGTGGCCGGCAACTTCCCCTTCTACAAGCGCAGCAAGGCGGGCTGGCAGAACTCCATCCGCCACAACCTGTCGCTCAACGATTGCTTCAAGAAGGTGCCCCGAGACGAGAACGACCCAG GCAAAGGCAATTACTGGACCCTGGACCCCAACTGTGAGAAGATGTTCGACAACGGGAACTTccgaaggaagaggaagaggagaggggaggcgaGTGCCGCCGCCCTCTCGGGAGCCCGGAGCCCCGGGGGAGCCCTGGCGCCGGAGCTGGATGCCCTGGGCGCGGGGTCCCCGGACCTGCAGGCCTCGCCGTCCCCGCCCGCGCCCGAGGCTGCCTCCTGCTTCTCCAGTTTCACTTCGGCCATGGGCGCCCTGGCTGGCGGCCTGGGCTCCTTCCCCGGGGGGCTAGCGGGCGACTTTTCTTTCGGGAGAGCAGCGACGGGGGCTGCTACCGGCCGCCGATCCCCTGGCCCTGCGCCCGGCTTCCCCGGGGGCCATCAGACCGCGCCCACCAGCTTCTGTGTGGGCCACTTCGTCTACAGTCGGGAAGGGACCGAAGTTTGA